In Cheilinus undulatus linkage group 24, ASM1832078v1, whole genome shotgun sequence, a single window of DNA contains:
- the LOC121506099 gene encoding radixin-like, with the protein MPKPINVRVTTMDAELEFAIQPNTTGKQLFDQVVKTVGLREVWFFGLQYVDSKGYITWLKLNKKVTQQDVKKENPLQFKFRAKFFPEDVSEELIQEITQRLFFLQVKEAILNDENYCPPETAVLLASYAVQAKYGDYNKDVHKLGYLTHDRLLPQRVLEQHKLTKEQWEDRIQTWHEEHRGMLREDSMMEYLKIAQDLEMYGVNYFEIKNKKGTQLWLGVDALGLNIYEHEDKLTPKIGFPWSEIRNISFNDKKFVIKPIDKKAPDFVFYAPRLRINKRILALCMGNHELYMRRRKPDTIEVQQMKAQAREEKHHKQMERAQLENEKKKREYAEKEKERIEREKEELMERLRQIEEQTMRAQKELEEQTRKAMELEQERKRAREEAERLERERQAAEEAKAELAKQAADQQKNQEQLAAELAEFTAKIALLEEAKKKKDDEATEWQHKALSAQEDLEKTKEELKTAMTVVPAPPGGNTENEHDEQDENHAEASAELSNEGVSQLDLRSEEARVTEAQKNERVKKQLQTLSSELAEARDETKKTQNDVLHAENVKAGRDKYKTLRQIRQGNTKQRIDEFESM; encoded by the exons ATCAACGTCCGTGTGACCACCATGGATGCAGAGCTGGAGTTTGCCATCCAACCTAACACGACAGGGAAACAGCTCTTTGACCAG GTGGTGAAGACGGTGGGACTGCGGGAGGTCTGGTTCTTCGGTCTCCAGTATGTGGACAGTAAAGGCTACATCACTTGGCTCAAACTCAACAAGAAG GTGACCCAGCAGGACGTGAAGAAAGAAAACCCTCTACAGTTTAAGTTCAGAGCCAAGTTCTTCCCAGAGGATGTCTCAGAGGAACTCATCCAGGAGATCACCCAGAGACTCTTCTTCCTGCAG GTGAAAGAGGCCATCCTGAACGATGAGAACTACTGTCCTCCAGAGACGGCTGTTCTCCTAGCATCATACGCCGTCCAGGCAAAGTATGGAGACTACAACAAAGACGTCCACAAGCTGGGCTACCTTACCCACGACAGACTGCTCCCTCAGAG AGTCCTGGAGCAGCACAAGCTGACCAAGGAGCAGTGGGAGGATCGGATACAGACCTGGCACGAGGAGCACAGAGGAATGCTCAG AGAGGACTCCATGATGGAATACCTTAAAATCGCTCAGGACTTGGAGATGTACGGCGTCAACTACTTTGAGATCAAAAACAAGAAGGGCACACAGCTGTGGCTGGGCGTGGACGCTCTCGGCCTCAACATCTACGAACACGAAGACAA gTTGACACCAAAGATCGGCTTCCCCTGGAGTGAAATCCGGAACATTTCTTTCAACGACAAGAAGTTTGTGATCAAACCGATTGACAAGAAAGCTCCA GACTTTGTGTTCTACGCCCCACGACTGCGCATCAACAAACGGATCCTGGCGTTGTGCATGGGGAACCACGAGTTGTACATGAGGAGGCGGAAGCCCGATACCATTGAGGTGCAGCAGATGAAGGCTCAGGCCCGGGAGGAGAAGCACCATAAACAGATGGAGAG GGCTCAGCTGGAGAACGAGAAGAAGAAGCGGGAGTACGCAGAGAAGGAGAAGGAAAGGATAGAGCGGGAGAAAGAGGAGCTCATGGAGAGGCTCAGACAGATTGAAGAGCAGACGATGAGAGCTCAGAAAG AGCTGGAGGAACAGACTCGCAAGGCCATGgagctggagcaggagaggaagCGGGCGAGAGAGGAGGCCGAGaggctggagagagagaggcaggcgGCCGAGGAGGCCAAAGCAGAGCTGGCCAAACAGGCCGCAGACCAGCAGAAGAACCAGGAGCAACTG GCTGCAGAACTGGCTGAATTCACAGCCAAGATCGCTCTGCTGGAAGAAGCTAAAAAGAAGAAAGACGATGAGGCCACAGAATGGCAGCACAAG GCTCTGTCAGCTCAAGAGGACCTGGAGAAGACCAAAGAGGAGCTGAAGACGGCCATGACGGTGGTGCCGGCTCCTCCAGGTGGCAACACGGAGAACGAGCACGACGAGCAGGATGAGAACCACGCAGAGGCCAGCGCCGAGCTGTCCAACGAAGGGGTCAGCCAGCTAGACCTCCGCAGCGAGGAGGCGCGCGTCACCGAGGCGCAGAAGAACGAGAGAGTCAAGAAGCAGCTGCAG ACATTAAGTTCAGAGTTGGCCGAAGCCAGAGACGAAACCAAGAAGACACAGAACGACGTCCTACACGCAGAGAACGTCAAAGCGGGCCGAGACAAATACAAAACCCTGCGCCAGATCCGGCAGGGCAACACGAAGCAGCGCATCGACGAGTTTGAGTCCATGTGA